A section of the Pedobacter sp. HDW13 genome encodes:
- the miaA gene encoding tRNA (adenosine(37)-N6)-dimethylallyltransferase MiaA, with the protein MLTTSSTDKKTKTLISIVGPTAIGKTALAIQLAQHFGTEIISADSRQFFKEMEIGTAKPDAGELAAAKHHFINSHSVAQLFSTGDFEVEGLKVLDQIFEKHDIAIMVGGSGLYINALINGLDEMPDIDLTIREKLNQQFETEGITAIQEQLAAADPEYFAKVDQQNPQRMIRGLEVFLSTGQKLSSMLSATKKERSFNIIKIGLNTDRAVLYDRINRRVDQMMDTGLLNEVKGLVDFRKYNALNTVGYSEIFDYLDGTISLEEAIAAIKQNTRRFAKRQLTWFRRDEEINWFEPDEKEKIIKLINEKLK; encoded by the coding sequence ATGCTCACTACAAGTAGCACTGATAAAAAAACAAAAACCTTAATCTCCATAGTGGGGCCTACCGCAATTGGTAAAACTGCTCTGGCTATTCAGCTGGCACAGCATTTTGGCACTGAAATTATTTCTGCTGATTCGCGCCAGTTTTTTAAGGAAATGGAGATTGGTACAGCCAAGCCCGATGCAGGGGAACTGGCAGCAGCTAAGCACCATTTTATAAACTCGCACTCAGTAGCACAATTGTTCAGCACGGGCGATTTTGAAGTGGAAGGTTTAAAAGTGCTCGATCAGATTTTTGAAAAACACGATATAGCCATCATGGTAGGTGGCTCGGGGCTTTATATCAATGCCTTGATTAATGGTTTGGATGAAATGCCTGATATTGATCTAACCATCAGAGAAAAGCTAAATCAACAATTTGAAACGGAAGGCATTACTGCCATCCAGGAACAGTTGGCAGCAGCAGATCCCGAGTATTTTGCAAAGGTAGACCAGCAAAACCCGCAGCGGATGATCAGAGGGCTGGAAGTCTTTTTATCAACCGGACAAAAACTTTCCTCCATGCTCTCGGCTACCAAAAAGGAACGGTCATTTAATATCATCAAAATAGGCTTAAATACTGACCGGGCTGTCTTATACGACAGGATTAACAGAAGGGTTGACCAAATGATGGATACTGGCCTTTTAAACGAAGTGAAGGGGTTGGTTGATTTCAGGAAGTACAATGCCCTCAACACAGTTGGCTACAGCGAAATTTTCGACTATTTAGATGGAACTATTTCTTTAGAAGAAGCCATAGCAGCCATTAAACAGAATACCCGCCGTTTTGCCAAACGCCAGCTTACCTGGTTTAGAAGAGACGAGGAAATTAATTGGTTTGAGCCTGACGAAAAGGAGAAAATAATTAAATTGATAAACGAAAAACTGAAGTAG
- a CDS encoding CCA tRNA nucleotidyltransferase, which yields MQQHLQNPIFKTLSSIADKHNTEAYVIGGFVRDIFLNRPSKDIDVVVVGSGIEYAEAVGRKLNTKVAVFKNFGTANIKYQDLEVEFVGARKESYRSDSRKPIVEDGTLSDDQLRRDFTINALAINLNAGNFGELLDPFNGMEDLENKLIRTPLDPEITFSDDPLRMMRAIRFATQLNFSIDEAALNAIKTQKQRIGIVSKERITDEMNKIILSPKPSIGFKHLFDTGLLHIIFPQMAQLYGVEIIKGKGHKDNFYHTLEVLDNICADTDDLWLRWAAILHDIAKPATKRFEEGHGWTFHGHEDRGARMVPKIFAQLKLPLNEKMKYVQKLVQLHLRPIVLAQETVTDSAVRRLLFDAGEEIESLMLLCNADVTTKNEYKKTKYRNNFELVKQKLKDVEERDKIRNWQPPISGNDIMETFGLSAGKEVGLIKNAIREAILEGDITNDYNEAFNFMLDQAKQMGLNPVK from the coding sequence ATGCAGCAACACCTACAAAACCCGATTTTTAAAACCTTATCATCAATAGCCGATAAGCACAATACCGAAGCTTATGTTATCGGCGGTTTTGTTCGTGATATATTTTTAAACCGTCCATCGAAAGACATTGATGTGGTGGTAGTAGGCAGTGGTATTGAATATGCCGAGGCTGTTGGCAGAAAATTAAATACAAAAGTTGCCGTCTTTAAAAACTTTGGTACAGCCAATATTAAATATCAGGATCTAGAAGTAGAATTTGTGGGTGCCAGAAAGGAATCATACCGGTCTGATTCTCGCAAGCCCATTGTTGAAGATGGTACTTTATCTGATGATCAGTTACGCCGCGATTTTACCATCAATGCCCTGGCCATTAACCTGAATGCCGGTAATTTTGGCGAATTGCTCGATCCATTTAACGGCATGGAAGATCTGGAAAATAAACTGATCCGTACTCCACTCGATCCGGAAATTACTTTTTCAGATGATCCCCTGCGCATGATGCGGGCCATCCGTTTTGCTACACAACTCAATTTTAGTATAGACGAGGCGGCCTTAAATGCGATTAAAACCCAGAAACAACGCATTGGTATTGTATCTAAAGAAAGGATAACCGACGAAATGAATAAAATCATTTTGTCGCCCAAACCTTCTATTGGTTTTAAGCACCTTTTTGATACCGGTCTACTCCACATCATTTTCCCTCAAATGGCACAGCTTTATGGGGTAGAAATTATAAAGGGCAAAGGACATAAAGATAATTTTTACCATACTTTAGAGGTATTGGATAACATTTGTGCCGATACCGACGACCTGTGGCTACGCTGGGCGGCTATTTTACACGATATTGCCAAACCAGCCACCAAACGTTTTGAAGAAGGCCATGGCTGGACATTCCATGGCCACGAAGACAGAGGGGCACGCATGGTCCCTAAAATTTTTGCACAGTTAAAACTGCCTTTAAACGAGAAGATGAAGTATGTGCAGAAACTCGTTCAGCTGCATTTACGGCCCATTGTACTGGCTCAGGAAACCGTTACCGATTCGGCGGTGAGAAGACTGCTTTTTGATGCCGGAGAAGAAATAGAAAGCCTGATGCTCTTGTGCAATGCCGATGTCACCACCAAAAACGAGTACAAAAAAACCAAATACCGAAACAACTTTGAACTGGTTAAACAGAAACTCAAAGATGTAGAAGAACGCGATAAAATCAGAAACTGGCAGCCTCCCATTTCGGGCAACGATATTATGGAGACTTTTGGGTTAAGTGCCGGAAAAGAAGTGGGATTAATCAAAAATGCGATCCGCGAAGCCATATTAGAAGGCGATATCACAAATGATTACAACGAAGCGTTTAATTTTATGCTCGATCAGGCAAAACAAATGGGATTAAATCCTGTTAAATAA
- a CDS encoding L-threonylcarbamoyladenylate synthase gives MLRDEINKALEVLKSGGVILYPTDTIWGLGCDASNPEAVDKILKIKNRPAEKSLIVLLDVDSKLQSYVTEIPDVAYDLIEYAENPLTVIFSGAKNLAPNVINADGSVGIRIVKHDFCTPLIQRFRKPIVSTSANLSGQPSPKFFDDMAPEILEAVDYVVDFEQENRNNKKPSTIIKLGPSGQFEFIRK, from the coding sequence ATGCTTAGAGACGAAATTAATAAGGCTTTAGAAGTTTTGAAATCAGGCGGGGTTATCCTGTATCCAACCGATACCATTTGGGGATTAGGCTGCGATGCCAGCAACCCTGAAGCGGTTGATAAAATATTGAAAATCAAAAACCGACCGGCCGAAAAAAGCTTGATTGTATTATTGGATGTGGATAGCAAACTGCAAAGCTATGTTACCGAAATACCCGATGTGGCTTACGATCTGATCGAATATGCAGAAAACCCTTTGACCGTGATTTTTTCGGGAGCTAAAAACCTGGCTCCAAACGTAATCAATGCAGATGGAAGTGTAGGCATCAGGATTGTAAAACACGATTTCTGCACCCCACTGATCCAGCGTTTCAGAAAGCCTATTGTTTCTACTTCAGCCAATTTAAGTGGTCAGCCCTCACCCAAATTCTTTGATGACATGGCACCCGAGATACTGGAGGCAGTTGATTATGTGGTAGATTTTGAACAGGAAAACCGGAACAATAAAAAACCATCAACCATTATTAAACTTGGTCCATCCGGACAGTTTGAATTTATTAGAAAGTAA
- a CDS encoding GLPGLI family protein: MKKLYALILFCACANLLFAQQKVIFHYKFIHNVKGRAGGGLLDQFYQNGQSLELPKADQVFKGDTINEGPNKTIKVYLKGDNKRPPFILKTPASKSLVYAEGIWINPTVLVVDTLNNFKWRIAKETKNIGDVTCTKAETYFRGRNYVAWFKKDDDFRTGPWKFGGLPGIIYEVSDAEGIFNYVLESFELVDQFPVELKLPEAYKDDIMITHSDFINKWKTIKQEAEKDNDKVEHTFTGSTRQINFVAPLQELY; this comes from the coding sequence ATGAAAAAGTTATACGCGTTAATTCTTTTTTGTGCATGTGCTAACCTGCTCTTTGCACAACAGAAAGTTATTTTTCACTACAAATTTATCCATAATGTTAAAGGCAGAGCCGGGGGAGGTTTACTGGATCAGTTTTATCAGAACGGCCAATCTTTAGAACTCCCGAAAGCCGACCAGGTTTTTAAAGGTGATACGATTAACGAAGGACCAAATAAGACTATAAAAGTATATTTAAAGGGAGATAACAAACGCCCGCCATTTATTTTAAAAACACCAGCAAGTAAAAGCCTTGTTTACGCCGAGGGAATTTGGATAAACCCTACTGTACTGGTTGTTGACACCTTGAATAATTTCAAATGGAGAATTGCTAAGGAGACTAAAAATATAGGCGATGTAACTTGCACAAAGGCTGAGACTTATTTTAGAGGGCGTAATTATGTGGCCTGGTTTAAAAAAGACGATGATTTTCGTACAGGTCCGTGGAAATTTGGTGGTTTGCCGGGCATTATATATGAGGTAAGCGATGCTGAAGGAATATTTAATTATGTTTTAGAAAGTTTTGAGCTCGTGGATCAATTTCCGGTAGAATTGAAGTTGCCCGAAGCTTATAAAGATGATATCATGATTACGCATAGTGATTTTATTAATAAATGGAAAACCATAAAGCAGGAAGCAGAAAAGGACAACGATAAAGTAGAGCATACCTTTACAGGCTCGACAAGGCAAATTAACTTTGTTGCTCCATTGCAAGAGTTATATTGA
- a CDS encoding DUF4136 domain-containing protein, with the protein MKTIHKLLMLLTVVLALAGCSTLRTASDYDKNVDLNSYKTYNFYDKGIARVKLNNLDKRRLMAAVEAEMNTKGFTKADKPDLLVNLVVVAREKTDVYGPAYYGGWGWGGGWGWRGGWGGWGGPSYVNQYIEGTIIIDFLDPSKKILFWHGQGSGFNLDNFSKREQRLYTGVKEILAQYPPNVVASR; encoded by the coding sequence ATGAAAACAATTCACAAATTATTAATGCTACTTACAGTTGTATTGGCATTAGCCGGATGTAGCACACTCCGCACCGCATCCGATTACGATAAAAACGTAGATTTAAACAGTTACAAAACTTATAACTTTTACGATAAAGGTATTGCAAGGGTTAAATTGAATAACCTAGACAAACGCCGTTTAATGGCTGCTGTTGAAGCTGAAATGAATACCAAAGGATTTACTAAAGCGGATAAACCCGATTTGTTGGTAAACCTGGTAGTGGTTGCCAGAGAAAAAACTGATGTTTACGGTCCTGCCTACTATGGTGGATGGGGTTGGGGCGGCGGCTGGGGCTGGCGCGGAGGTTGGGGTGGCTGGGGCGGCCCAAGCTACGTAAACCAATACATTGAAGGAACCATTATTATCGATTTCTTGGATCCTTCTAAAAAGATTTTATTCTGGCACGGACAGGGTAGCGGTTTTAACTTAGATAACTTTAGCAAACGCGAACAACGCCTTTATACTGGTGTTAAAGAAATATTGGCACAATATCCACCAAATGTGGTAGCTTCAAGATAA
- a CDS encoding glycosyltransferase family 1 protein has product MKIGFDGKRAANNLTGLGNYSRSLIEQLAHQFPANQYLVYTPKVKAAKQVDAFFEQPNIELKLPKTGPFLWRSLNILKDLNQDGIQIFHGLSHEIPLAIQHTHIKSVVTIHDLIFLRFPQYYKFIDRKLYEWKSRSACERTDRIIAISEKTKADIVDLYGIDPAKISVIYQSCDESFKNPFAKENLSRIRATYKLPEKFILSVGTIEARKNLKLMVQALKEVDEAYKLVVIGKRTPYFKTVEQEIEQLGLKNRIVFLQNIPFADLPGIYQMADVFAYPSFYEGFGIPIIEALYSAVPVVAATGSCLEEAGGPNSLYVSPNDAGALAKAINSIIESPKLQKEMKEKGLEFVQKFNSPVVTQQLMDCYLNMLSQ; this is encoded by the coding sequence ATGAAAATCGGATTTGACGGTAAACGCGCAGCCAATAATTTAACCGGACTTGGCAATTATAGCCGTTCGCTAATCGAGCAGCTGGCACATCAGTTTCCGGCAAACCAGTATTTGGTTTATACACCTAAAGTTAAAGCTGCTAAACAGGTTGATGCTTTTTTTGAGCAACCTAACATCGAATTAAAACTCCCTAAAACAGGGCCGTTTTTATGGCGGAGCTTAAATATTCTTAAAGACCTTAACCAGGATGGCATTCAGATTTTTCATGGTTTAAGCCACGAAATTCCTTTAGCCATACAGCATACCCACATTAAATCGGTTGTTACCATACACGATTTAATATTTTTGCGCTTTCCGCAGTATTATAAATTTATAGACCGGAAGCTTTACGAATGGAAAAGCAGATCGGCCTGCGAACGTACCGACCGGATTATCGCCATCAGCGAAAAAACAAAAGCAGATATTGTTGATTTGTACGGTATTGATCCCGCTAAAATTTCAGTGATTTATCAAAGCTGTGATGAAAGTTTCAAAAACCCTTTTGCAAAAGAAAACCTAAGCCGCATTAGAGCCACGTACAAACTACCTGAAAAGTTTATCCTCAGTGTAGGCACCATCGAAGCACGCAAAAACCTAAAGCTAATGGTACAGGCTTTAAAAGAGGTAGACGAAGCTTATAAACTGGTCGTAATTGGCAAGCGCACCCCCTATTTCAAAACGGTTGAGCAAGAGATTGAGCAGCTTGGTTTAAAAAACAGGATTGTATTTTTACAAAACATTCCCTTTGCCGATTTACCTGGCATATACCAAATGGCTGACGTTTTTGCTTACCCCTCGTTTTACGAAGGTTTTGGTATCCCCATTATTGAAGCTTTGTATTCGGCAGTACCCGTTGTAGCAGCAACAGGTTCATGTTTAGAGGAAGCTGGCGGTCCTAACAGCCTGTATGTTTCGCCTAACGATGCAGGTGCTTTGGCAAAAGCCATCAACAGCATCATCGAATCGCCGAAGCTGCAAAAAGAAATGAAAGAAAAAGGGCTGGAATTTGTTCAAAAATTCAACAGCCCTGTAGTTACTCAGCAATTAATGGATTGCTATCTAAATATGCTTAGCCAATAA
- a CDS encoding 2,3,4,5-tetrahydropyridine-2,6-dicarboxylate N-succinyltransferase: MYSDLKKLIEAAWEDRTLLKYSNYCEAIEAVIMGLDKGEIRVAEPVLNSWGINEWVKKAVILYFPIREMKEIKNGPFVYHDKMDLKTDYKTTGVRVVPMASARYGSFLAKGVIMMPSYVNIGAYVDEGTMVDTWATVGSCAQIGKRVHLSGGVGIGGVLEPVQAAPVIIEDDAFLGSRAIVVEGVKVEREAVLGANVVLTASTKIIDVTGPTPVEYKGIVPARSVVIPGSYTKKFPAGEFQVPCALIIGKRKESTDKKTSLNDALRENNVAV; the protein is encoded by the coding sequence ATGTATTCAGATTTAAAGAAATTAATTGAAGCCGCTTGGGAGGACAGAACCCTTTTAAAATACAGCAACTATTGCGAAGCCATCGAAGCCGTAATTATGGGCTTAGATAAGGGCGAAATCCGCGTTGCTGAACCGGTTTTAAACTCCTGGGGCATTAATGAGTGGGTAAAGAAAGCGGTAATTTTATATTTCCCGATTCGCGAGATGAAAGAAATTAAAAACGGCCCATTTGTTTACCACGATAAAATGGATTTAAAAACCGATTATAAAACAACTGGTGTACGTGTTGTACCTATGGCCAGCGCACGTTACGGTTCGTTTTTAGCAAAAGGTGTAATCATGATGCCATCTTACGTTAACATTGGCGCTTATGTAGATGAAGGTACTATGGTTGATACCTGGGCTACTGTAGGTTCATGTGCACAAATTGGTAAACGCGTTCACTTAAGTGGTGGTGTGGGCATTGGTGGTGTATTAGAGCCAGTTCAGGCTGCTCCGGTAATTATCGAAGATGATGCTTTCTTAGGTTCAAGAGCAATTGTTGTAGAAGGTGTTAAAGTAGAAAGAGAAGCTGTATTAGGTGCTAATGTGGTTTTAACTGCATCGACTAAAATTATTGATGTTACTGGCCCAACTCCTGTTGAATACAAAGGTATTGTACCAGCCCGTTCGGTAGTAATTCCAGGTAGCTATACCAAAAAATTCCCTGCTGGCGAATTCCAGGTGCCTTGTGCTTTAATTATCGGTAAACGTAAAGAAAGTACAGATAAGAAAACTTCGCTTAACGATGCGTTGAGAGAAAATAATGTAGCCGTATAA
- a CDS encoding RNA-binding S4 domain-containing protein — MSETEKLRIDKYLWAIRLFKTRSLATDACKAGRVKLNGQNIKASAIVKIGDVYQVSKGIEKKVIEVVEFSYNRTDSPTALTKYKDLTPVEETHAFKSAFHAPTLKRDRGTGRPTKKDRRETDDLLGGIFEEE, encoded by the coding sequence ATGTCAGAAACAGAAAAACTAAGAATCGATAAATATTTGTGGGCCATCAGGTTGTTTAAAACCCGGAGTTTGGCTACTGATGCCTGTAAGGCGGGCAGGGTAAAGCTTAACGGCCAGAATATTAAAGCATCGGCCATTGTAAAAATCGGCGATGTTTATCAGGTATCGAAGGGAATTGAAAAGAAAGTTATCGAAGTAGTAGAATTTTCTTACAACAGAACAGATTCGCCAACGGCATTAACCAAGTATAAAGATTTAACGCCCGTTGAAGAAACCCATGCTTTTAAATCAGCTTTCCATGCGCCAACGCTAAAACGCGACAGGGGAACCGGCCGCCCAACCAAAAAAGACAGACGGGAAACCGACGATTTATTAGGTGGGATATTTGAAGAAGAGTAG
- a CDS encoding EcsC family protein, protein MTYEQKITSELEFWKFKILQKPSLLSKVTDKVQKKINSVIPDKVHQAITAAIKQMVKTVLFGSTFTTSKPVTDLTLMHREALIKQKIENYKNTGAAEGGITGAGGFLMSLADFPLLLGIKMKMLFDIAAIYGYDVKDYRERLYILHIFQLAFSSKGESQQVFIKMQDWDNKAHKLPTNIDEFDWLTFQQQYRDYIDLAKLAQMLPFVGAAVGAVANYKLIEKLGKTAMMSYRMRHFSFQYAVTSTQEENPKLKTGN, encoded by the coding sequence ATGACCTACGAGCAAAAAATAACGAGCGAACTGGAGTTCTGGAAGTTTAAAATCTTGCAGAAGCCATCACTTTTGAGTAAGGTAACCGATAAGGTTCAAAAGAAAATTAACAGCGTTATTCCGGATAAAGTGCATCAGGCCATTACTGCAGCCATTAAACAAATGGTTAAAACGGTTCTTTTTGGTTCTACTTTTACAACTTCGAAGCCTGTTACCGATTTAACACTGATGCACCGCGAGGCCCTGATTAAACAAAAGATCGAAAATTACAAAAATACAGGGGCAGCAGAAGGCGGCATTACCGGCGCAGGTGGTTTTTTAATGAGTTTAGCCGATTTCCCCTTGTTACTCGGAATCAAAATGAAAATGCTTTTCGATATCGCCGCAATTTATGGCTACGACGTAAAAGATTATCGCGAGCGCTTGTACATCTTGCACATTTTTCAACTTGCTTTTTCGAGTAAAGGAGAAAGTCAGCAGGTTTTTATTAAAATGCAGGATTGGGATAATAAGGCGCACAAACTGCCTACTAATATTGATGAATTTGACTGGCTAACCTTTCAACAACAATACCGTGATTATATTGATCTGGCTAAACTGGCCCAAATGCTTCCCTTTGTAGGTGCTGCAGTTGGCGCTGTAGCCAATTATAAACTGATTGAAAAACTGGGCAAAACGGCTATGATGAGTTACCGGATGAGGCATTTCAGTTTTCAGTATGCAGTTACCAGTACGCAAGAAGAAAACCCGAAACTTAAAACCGGAAACTAA